One genomic window of Arachis stenosperma cultivar V10309 chromosome 10, arast.V10309.gnm1.PFL2, whole genome shotgun sequence includes the following:
- the LOC130955845 gene encoding NADPH:quinone oxidoreductase-like: MHSIIGGRSAMSEEKAVIKVAALCGSLRKASFNRGLLRAAIELSQEQITGLHVEFIDTSSLPMLNTDLEQNGRFPPEVEEFRQKILEADCCFFASPDYNYSVTPLLKNALDWGSRPPNVWAGKAAAVVTAGGGGGRAQYHLRQIGVFLDLHFINKPEFYLNAFQPPVKFNDDGDLIDSSARERLKDVLLSLQDLTLRLQGNKS; this comes from the exons ATGCATTCGATAATTGGTGGTAGAAGCGCCATGTCTGAAGAGAAAGCAGTGATTAAAGTTGCAGCTCTATGCGGCTCTTTGCGCAAAGCTTCTTTCAACAGAGGCCTCCTTCGTGCCGCCATCGAGCTAAGCCAGGAGCAAATCACAGGGCTCCACGTGGAATTCATAGACACTTCGTCGCTGCCAATGCTCAACACCGATCTTGAACAGAACGGAAGGTTTCCGCCGGAAGTGGAAGAGTTCCGTCAGAAGATTCTAGAAGCTGATTGCTGTTTCTTTGCTTCTCCTGATTATAACTATTCTGTCACTC CTCTCTTGAAGAATGCACTTGACTGGGGTTCAAGACCACCAAACGTGTGGGCTGGAAAAGCAGCCGCAGTGGTAACGGCAGGTGGCGGAGGTGGAAGAGCGCAATACCATCTCCGGCAAATCGGAGTCTTCCTCGATCTGCATTTCATCAACAAGCCGGAGTTCTACTTGAACGCTTTCCAGCCGCCGGTAAAATTCAACGACGACGGAGACTTGATTGACTCTAGTGCAAGGGAGAGACTTAAGGATGTGCTACTCTCTTTGCAAGATTTGACTTTGAGACTTCAAGGCAATAAGTCCTGA
- the LOC130954847 gene encoding NADPH:quinone oxidoreductase-like isoform X2, with amino-acid sequence MSYPNCSKRSKHGEIEKEEVIEEEVAVSIISKKPVIKVAAICGSLRKASYNRGLIRAELSKEQIEGLHVEYVETAALPMLNTDLEVDGRFPAEVEEFRQKILEADCCLFASPDYNYSVTPIVKNALDWGSRPPNVWAGKAAAAVSAVGGGRRAQYHLRQIGVVLDLHFINKPEFYMNAHRPPGKFNVDGDLVDSDTKEDLKEILLSLQAFTMRLQGKC; translated from the exons ATGTCATATCCAAATTGCAGCAAGAGAAGCAAACATGGTGAGATTGAGAAGGAAGAAGTAATTGAAGAAGAGGTTGCAGTTTCAATCATTTCAAAGAAACCAGTCATTAAAGTTGCTGCAATATGCGGTTCTCTCCGCAAAGCTTCTTATAACAGAGGCCTCATTCGTGCCg AACTAAGTAAGGAGCAAATTGAAGGGCTCCACGTGGAATACGTGGAGACGGCGGCGCTGCCGATGCTGAATACCGATCTTGAAGTGGACGGGAGGTTTCCGGCAGAAGTGGAAGAGTTCCGGCAGAAGATTCTAGAAGCTGATTGCTGTCTCTTTGCTTCCCCTGATTACAACTACTCTGTCACTC CAATTGTGAAGAATGCACTAGACTGGGGATCAAGACCACCAAATGTATGGGCAGGAAAAGCGGCGGCGGCCGTAAGCGCCGTGGGTGGCGGGAGAAGAGCGCAGTACCATCTCCGGCAAATCGGAGTGGTCCTTGATCTCCATTTCATCAACAAACCGGAGTTCTACATGAATGCTCACCGGCCACCGGGGAAGTTCAACGTGGACGGCGACTTAGTTGATTCCGATACGAAGGAGGATCTTAAGGAAATTCTTTTGTCCTTGCAAGCTTTTACGATGAGACTTCAAGGCAAGTGTTAA
- the LOC130955531 gene encoding uncharacterized protein LOC130955531, which yields MSSLTPAPSSLSRTSFLAIPSAFSKFQLCPLPSVPSSSSSSSSSRVLCRGGSSVQHVATDFKLVLHDALDASGIDTTHARKAREEFCSQIRRFTEIEKETSICINRSVDLGRTALYIAAEDDSLVSHSSVPLPVDAFISRLDDLSMDYCPHYKPEYDSSPEKFLESIERFLYVHKGFSRANENLMELRPLYLHSVLTHRSGSAVMLSLIYSEIMKMLRLWGLLYFDAEIFFPHDALSLPNGYHKQKSKESDQVHIMTSGNLLVKILNNLKHAFWPFQHDSNKSLFLRAAHAANCVDRSDFVGESGSQIASAKAAQHRLDRGVWTSVRFGDMRRSLSACERLILMNNNDANEFRDYSILLYHCGLYEQSLQYLNKYQELKKLQAEVNSSDPLSSLEDDAADKLMMRLNLIMMEQGWSQPPYARNFLGNSSEPW from the exons ATGAGTTCGTTGACTCCAGCACCTTCTTCTCTTTCCAGAACCTCCTTCCTCGCAATTCCCTCTGCTTTCTCCAAATTCCAATTATGCCCTCTCCCTTcagtcccttcttcttcttcttcttcttcttcttctcgcgTTCTGTGTCGCGGTGGATCGAGCGTGCAACACGTGGCCACCGACTTCAAGCTCGTATTGCACGATGCTCTTGATGCTTCTGGAATCGACACCACTCATGCCAGG AAAGCCAGGGAGGAGTTCTGCTCACAAATTCGGAGATTCACCGAGATTGAGAAGGAAACTAGCATTTGCATTAACAGGAGTGTTGATTTGGGAAGAACGGCTCTCTATATTGCCGCGGAGGATGATTCTCTCGTATCACATTCATCAGTTCCCCTTCCTGTGGATGCTTTCATTTCAAGATTAGATGATCTTTCAATGGACTATTGTCCTCACTACAAACCTGAATACGATTCATCTCCTGAGAAGTTCTTAGAGAGCATAGAGAGATTTCTATATGTTCACAAG GGTTTCAGCAGAGCCAACGAAAATCTGATGGAGTTACGGCCACTATATCTCCACTCA GTTTTGACTCACCGTTCAGGATCAGCTGTGATGCTGTCACTCATATACTCAGAAATTATGAAAATGCTTCGTTTGTGGGGCCTTTTATATTTTGATGCCGAAATTTTCTTCCCTCATGATGCTCTTTCCCTTCCCAATGGCTATCATAAGCAGAAAAGCAAGGAATCAGACCAAGTTCACATTATGACCTCTGGAAACTTGTTAGTCAag ATCTTAAATAATCTCAAGCATGCATTCTGGCCTTTCCAGCATGATAGTAACAAGAGTTTATTCTTAAGGGCAGCACATGCTGCTAACTGTGTCGACAGATCGGATTTTGTTGGAGAAAG TGGATCTCAAATTGCATCAGCTAAGGCTGCCCAACATAGGCTGGATCGAGGTGTTTGGACCAGCGTGCGATTTGGGGACATGAGGCGTTCATTGTCTG CATGCGAACGCCTTATCCTCATGAATAATAATGATGCGAACGAGTTCAGAGATTACAGCATTCTTCTCTATCACTGTGGTTTATATGAGCAATCACTGCAATACCTGAACAAGTACCAGGAATTGAAG AAGTTGCAAGCTGAAGTGAATTCATCGGACCCTCTTAGCAGTCTCGAAGACGATGCGGCGGATAAACTGATGATGCGCTTGAACCTCATCATGATGGAACAAGGTTGGAGTCAGCCACCTTACGCCAGAAACTTCCTCGGTAATAGCTCTGAACCATGGTAG
- the LOC130954847 gene encoding NADPH:quinone oxidoreductase-like isoform X1 encodes MSYPNCSKRSKHGEIEKEEVIEEEVAVSIISKKPVIKVAAICGSLRKASYNRGLIRAAIELSKEQIEGLHVEYVETAALPMLNTDLEVDGRFPAEVEEFRQKILEADCCLFASPDYNYSVTPIVKNALDWGSRPPNVWAGKAAAAVSAVGGGRRAQYHLRQIGVVLDLHFINKPEFYMNAHRPPGKFNVDGDLVDSDTKEDLKEILLSLQAFTMRLQGKC; translated from the exons ATGTCATATCCAAATTGCAGCAAGAGAAGCAAACATGGTGAGATTGAGAAGGAAGAAGTAATTGAAGAAGAGGTTGCAGTTTCAATCATTTCAAAGAAACCAGTCATTAAAGTTGCTGCAATATGCGGTTCTCTCCGCAAAGCTTCTTATAACAGAGGCCTCATTCGTGCCg CTATAGAACTAAGTAAGGAGCAAATTGAAGGGCTCCACGTGGAATACGTGGAGACGGCGGCGCTGCCGATGCTGAATACCGATCTTGAAGTGGACGGGAGGTTTCCGGCAGAAGTGGAAGAGTTCCGGCAGAAGATTCTAGAAGCTGATTGCTGTCTCTTTGCTTCCCCTGATTACAACTACTCTGTCACTC CAATTGTGAAGAATGCACTAGACTGGGGATCAAGACCACCAAATGTATGGGCAGGAAAAGCGGCGGCGGCCGTAAGCGCCGTGGGTGGCGGGAGAAGAGCGCAGTACCATCTCCGGCAAATCGGAGTGGTCCTTGATCTCCATTTCATCAACAAACCGGAGTTCTACATGAATGCTCACCGGCCACCGGGGAAGTTCAACGTGGACGGCGACTTAGTTGATTCCGATACGAAGGAGGATCTTAAGGAAATTCTTTTGTCCTTGCAAGCTTTTACGATGAGACTTCAAGGCAAGTGTTAA
- the LOC130956118 gene encoding protein SHI RELATED SEQUENCE 6 isoform X2 — MSMLGLTDLVFIAPNPSSLHHHRQQQLISTENDNNNSNNNPLSVGFGIFPLLAATPCVQVVQNQSNEEAIEDSGKKKKKIEEDENGGEFRVCTDCGNRAKKDCVYRRCRSCCKGRGYDCTTHVRSTWVPALKRRERHVAVTGGVGGEAANKKTKNNNGCASGSDARFKESLPGHVRAPAVFKCHRVSTVGNGENEFAYLATVHISGHVFRGFLYDHGVDPKNTIMPSYASELQLGNNCISNGKNKECSSAIGVTTNEYDNLYSASAAS; from the exons atgAGTATGTTAGGCCTCACAGACTTGGTTTTCATAGCTCCAAATCCTTCTTCTCTTCACCACCATCGCCAACAACAACTGATTTCAACGGAAAAcgacaacaacaacagcaacaacaacccTCTGAGCGTTGGTTTCGGCATTTTTCCACTCTTAGCAGCCACGCCCTGCGTTCAGGTAGTTCAGAATCAGAGCAATGAGGAGGCGATCGAAGATTctggaaagaagaagaagaagatcgAAGAAGATGAAAATGGCGGTGAATTTAGGGTTTGTACGGACTGTGGAAACAGAGCGAAGAAAGATTGCGTGTACAGACGGTGCAGGAGTTGTTGCAAGGGGCGTGGATATGACTGTACCACTCACGTGAGGAGCACGTGGGTGCCTGCTCTAAAACGCCGCGAGCGCCACGTGGCGGTGACTGGTGGTGTTGGTGGAGAAGCTGCTAATAAGAAGACAAAGAACAATAATGGATGCGCGAGTGGAAGTG ATGCTAGGTTCAAAGAATCATTACCAGGTCATGTTCGTGCACCTGCTGTGTTCAAATGCCATAGAGTCTCAACTGTTGGAAATGGTGAAAATGAATTTGCATATTTAGCAACGGTTCATATAAGTGGCCATGTATTCAGGGGATTTCTCTATGACCATGGTGTTGATCCCAAAAATACAATAATGCCCTCCTATGCTTCAGAACTTCAACTTGGAAACAACTGCATTAGTAATGGGAAGAACAAGGAATGTTCTTCTGCAATTGGGGTTACAACCAATGAATATGATAATCTCTATTCTGCTTCTGCTGCTAGCTAG
- the LOC130957792 gene encoding phosphatidylinositol 4-phosphate 5-kinase 6-like, whose product MSKEFNDIVKTWEATVRKTTSKKKRGNIIFGPKSVAHADDEDHHQHNDDNNDNDDDSDHISSTSSEVCHVDKILPNGDMYTGDRLDQLPHGYGKYLWTDGCMYVGEWCKGNIMGQGRFSWPNGAKYEGDFKCSFMDGEGTYVASNGDTYKGSWVMDFRHGNGSESYSNGDSYDGEWKKGLKHGYGKYHWKNGNFYDGQWKNGLFSEEGTMTFNNGDSYEGCWEDGFPKGNGTYRFAGDGGIYVGIWSKDPKEQSGTYHPNDDGPKIELDPREMLYEALSSSKCEIRVCEEVSIYPSQKALNLGGFEEEYKCNNNKGLRPRWMSMDARFDNCSFEECDDGGRKSEFGFDALSDHSSVPSWRKSSSPLLRINATTRQGETISKGHKNYELMLNLQLGIRHSVGKHAPSASLDLKSSAFDPKEKVWTKFPPKGSKHTPPHSSCEFRWKDYCPVVFRALRKLFKVDPADYMISICGNDALRELSSPGKSGSFFYLTNDDRYMIKTMKKAEVKVFLRMLPAYYKHVRGFENTLITKFYGLHCVKLTGTGHKKVRFVIMGNLFCSDYAIHRRFDLKGSTFGRTTDKSEQEIDPTTILKDLDLNFIFRLQKSYFQEFCRQVDKDCEFLEQERIMDYSMLVGLHFRETTSDGSVTPSSRALTPTPHFDNDALRLSSLHIDNLNEDPNRPIHLGINMSARAETTTRRSSTDSLELVGEPTGEFYEIVIFFGIIDILQEYDINKKLEHAYKSFQYDPTSISAVDPNLYSKRFRDFIFRVFVEDTL is encoded by the exons ATGAGCAAAGAGTTTAATGATATTGTGAAGACATGGGAAGCAACTGTTCGAAAAACTActtcaaaaaagaagagagGGAACATCATTTTTGGACCGAAAAGTGTGGCCCATGCAGACGATGAGGACCACCACCAGCATAACGACGACAACAACGATAACGACGATGATAGTGATCATATTAGTTCTACATCATCAGAGGTTTGCCATGTTGACAAGATCCTCCCCAATGGTGACATGTATACCGGTGATCGGCTCGATCAGCTCCCCCATGGCTATGGCAAATACTTATGGACAGATGGGTGCATGTATGTTGGTGAATGGTGCAAAGGTAACATCATGGGACAAGGGAGGTTTAGTTGGCCTAACGGCGCCAAATACGAAGGCGATTTCAAGTGCAGTTTCATGGATGGAGAAG GTACTTATGTAGCTTCAAATGGAGATACCTATAAGGGTTCTTGGGTGATGGATTTCCGGCATGGGAATGGAAGCGAGAGCTATTCCAACGGGGATTCTTACGACGGCGAATGGAAGAAGGGACTGAAACATGGTTATGGAAAGTACCATTGGAAAAATGGGAACTTTTATGATGGGCAATGGAAGAATGGATTGTTTAGTGAAGAAGGAACAATGACATTCAACAATGGTGATAGTTATGAAGGGTGTTGGGAAGATGGTTTCCCTAAAGGGAACGGTACGTATAGATTCGCCGGCGACGGCGGAATCTACGTCGGAATATGGAGCAAGGATCCTAAGGAACAAAGTGGGACTTATCATCCAAATGATGATGGACCAAAGATTGAATTGGACCCACGTGAAATGTTATATGAAGCATTATCAAGTAGCAAATGTGAGATTCGAGTGTGTGAAGAGGTTTCAATTTACCCTTCACAAAAAGCATTGAATTTGGGTGGGTTTGAAGAAGAATATAAATGTAACAATAATAAGGGTTTGAGGCCAAGGTGGATGTCAATGGATGCAAGGTTTGATAATTGTAGCTTTGAAGAATGTGATGATGGTGGTAGAAAATCAGAGTTTGGATTTGATGCTTTAAGTGATCACTCTTCTGTTCCTAGTTGGCGTAAATCATCATCACCTTTGTTGAGAATTAATGCAACTACAAGACAAGGTGAAACTATATCCAAAGGTCACAAAAACTATGAACTCATGTTGAACCTTCAGTTAGGTATCAG GCATTCTGTTGGAAAACATGCTCCAAGTGCATCACTTGATTTGAAGTCTTCTGCATTTGATCCCAAAGAAAAAGTATGGACTAAATTTCCACCAAAAGGATCTAAGCACACACCACCTCATTCATCTTGTGAATTTAGATGGAAAGACTATTGTCCTGTAGTTTTCAG GGCTTTGAGAAAATTGTTCAAAGTTGATCCTGCTGATTACATGATATCAATATGTGGGAATGATGCTCTTCGGGAGCTCTCATCTCCTGGAAAAAGTGGAAGTTTCTTTTACTTAACTAATGATGATCGCTATATGATAAAGACAATGAAAAAAGCAGAAGTAAAA GTTTTTCTTAGAATGCTACCGGCTTATTATAAACATGTGAGGGGTTTTGAGAACACTCTAATCACAAAGTTTTATGGGCTTCATTGTGTTAAACTAACTGGAACAGGACATAAGAAG GTTCGATTTGTCATAATGGGAAACCTATTTTGTTCTGATTATGCCATTCATCGCCGATTTGACTTAAAAGGTTCAACCTTTGGCCGTACAACTGATAAATCTGAGCAAGAAATTGACCCAACAACAATTCTCAAAGATCTTGacctaaattttatatttcGCCTACAAAAATCTTACTTCCAAGAATTTTGCAG GCAAGTGGATAAGGATTGTGAGTTCTTAGAACAAGAGAGAATCATGGATTATAGTATGCTGGTTGGTCTTCACTTCAGAGAAACAACAAGTGATGGCAGTGTCACACCTTCATCAAGAGCTCTCACCCCAACTCCTCACTTTGACAATGATGCCCTTCGCCTATCTTCTCTTCACATTGATAATCTAAATGAAGATCCTAACcg GCCGATTCATCTTGGTATAAATATGTCGGCACGAGCCGAAACGACGACGCGAAGAAGCAGCACAGATTCCCTTGAGTTGGTGGGAGAACCAACCGGGGAGTTTTATGAGATTGTCATCTTCTTTGGTATCATAGATATATTACAAGAATATGACATTAATAAAAAGCTTGAACATGCATATAAATCATTTCAATATGATCCAACTTCAATATCTGCGGTTGATCCAAACTTATACTCCAAACGCTTTCGTGATTTTATTTTCAGAGTTTTTGTGGAAGATACATTGTAA
- the LOC130956118 gene encoding protein LATERAL ROOT PRIMORDIUM 1 isoform X1 has protein sequence MSMLGLTDLVFIAPNPSSLHHHRQQQLISTENDNNNSNNNPLSVGFGIFPLLAATPCVQVVQNQSNEEAIEDSGKKKKKIEEDENGGEFRVCTDCGNRAKKDCVYRRCRSCCKGRGYDCTTHVRSTWVPALKRRERHVAVTGGVGGEAANKKTKNNNGCASGSGTSHSHTSTNSDSCYSHQDARFKESLPGHVRAPAVFKCHRVSTVGNGENEFAYLATVHISGHVFRGFLYDHGVDPKNTIMPSYASELQLGNNCISNGKNKECSSAIGVTTNEYDNLYSASAAS, from the exons atgAGTATGTTAGGCCTCACAGACTTGGTTTTCATAGCTCCAAATCCTTCTTCTCTTCACCACCATCGCCAACAACAACTGATTTCAACGGAAAAcgacaacaacaacagcaacaacaacccTCTGAGCGTTGGTTTCGGCATTTTTCCACTCTTAGCAGCCACGCCCTGCGTTCAGGTAGTTCAGAATCAGAGCAATGAGGAGGCGATCGAAGATTctggaaagaagaagaagaagatcgAAGAAGATGAAAATGGCGGTGAATTTAGGGTTTGTACGGACTGTGGAAACAGAGCGAAGAAAGATTGCGTGTACAGACGGTGCAGGAGTTGTTGCAAGGGGCGTGGATATGACTGTACCACTCACGTGAGGAGCACGTGGGTGCCTGCTCTAAAACGCCGCGAGCGCCACGTGGCGGTGACTGGTGGTGTTGGTGGAGAAGCTGCTAATAAGAAGACAAAGAACAATAATGGATGCGCGAGTGGAAGTGGTACCTCTCATTCTCATACTTCCACCAACTCTGATTCCTGTTATTCTCATCAAG ATGCTAGGTTCAAAGAATCATTACCAGGTCATGTTCGTGCACCTGCTGTGTTCAAATGCCATAGAGTCTCAACTGTTGGAAATGGTGAAAATGAATTTGCATATTTAGCAACGGTTCATATAAGTGGCCATGTATTCAGGGGATTTCTCTATGACCATGGTGTTGATCCCAAAAATACAATAATGCCCTCCTATGCTTCAGAACTTCAACTTGGAAACAACTGCATTAGTAATGGGAAGAACAAGGAATGTTCTTCTGCAATTGGGGTTACAACCAATGAATATGATAATCTCTATTCTGCTTCTGCTGCTAGCTAG